The following proteins come from a genomic window of Kitasatospora sp. NBC_01246:
- a CDS encoding threonine aldolase family protein, whose translation MTEPTSTDAVRRHDPAVRGFASDNYAGVHPEVLAAIALANGGHQVAYGEDDYTAHLQDVFRRHFGEHAEAYPVFNGTGANVVALQALLPRWGAVVAAESAHINVDEGGAPEKMGGIKLLTVPTPDGKLTPELIDQQAWGFGDEHRAQPLAVSITQSTELGTLYTVEEIRAIVDHAHQLGMLVHVDGSRLANAAASLGVPLRAFTTDVGVDVLSYGGTKNGLLFGEVVVVLNPERVRNIKYLRKTSMQLASKMRFVSVQFEALLAGDLYLRNAGHANAMASRLEAAVRGIEGVTVVRPVEANAVFAILPREVSERLQKRYRFYFWNEHTGEVRWMCSYDTTEADIDAFAAAIAEEMGRA comes from the coding sequence ATGACCGAACCGACCTCCACCGACGCGGTACGGCGGCACGACCCCGCCGTCCGGGGCTTCGCCAGCGACAACTACGCCGGCGTGCACCCGGAGGTCCTCGCCGCGATAGCGCTCGCCAACGGTGGCCACCAGGTCGCCTACGGCGAGGACGACTACACGGCCCACCTGCAGGACGTCTTCCGCCGCCACTTCGGCGAGCACGCCGAGGCGTACCCCGTCTTCAACGGCACCGGCGCCAACGTCGTCGCCCTGCAGGCGCTGCTCCCGCGCTGGGGCGCGGTCGTCGCGGCCGAGAGCGCCCACATCAACGTGGACGAGGGCGGCGCGCCGGAGAAGATGGGCGGCATCAAGCTGCTCACCGTCCCCACCCCGGACGGCAAGCTCACCCCCGAGCTCATCGACCAGCAGGCCTGGGGCTTCGGCGACGAGCACCGCGCGCAGCCGCTCGCGGTCTCGATCACCCAGAGCACCGAGCTCGGCACCCTCTACACGGTGGAGGAGATCCGGGCCATCGTCGACCACGCCCACCAGCTCGGCATGCTGGTGCACGTGGACGGTTCGCGGCTGGCGAACGCCGCCGCCTCGCTCGGCGTGCCGCTGCGCGCCTTCACCACCGACGTCGGCGTGGACGTGCTGTCGTACGGCGGGACGAAGAACGGGCTGCTCTTCGGCGAGGTCGTGGTGGTCCTGAACCCCGAGCGGGTCCGGAACATCAAGTACCTGCGCAAGACCTCGATGCAGCTGGCGTCGAAGATGCGCTTCGTGTCGGTCCAGTTCGAGGCGCTGCTCGCGGGCGACCTCTATCTCCGCAACGCCGGCCACGCCAACGCCATGGCCAGTCGGCTGGAGGCGGCCGTCCGCGGGATCGAGGGCGTGACCGTCGTCCGCCCGGTCGAGGCCAACGCGGTGTTCGCGATTCTCCCGCGCGAGGTCAGCGAGCGACTGCAGAAGCGTTACCGCTTCTACTTCTGGAACGAGCACACCGGCGAGGTCCGCTGGATGTGTTCGTACGACACCACCGAGGCGGACATCGACGCCTTCGCGGCCGCCATCGCCGAGGAGATGGGCCGCGCCTGA
- a CDS encoding TolB family protein, with protein MTGTRLLPLTTTARTRARAGAGLLLAGTALLAGCGVQPGEIPLSEIRAESPSATPTPDPAIANATPGVIGAAAPALPVTAHNGLIAGRVFLDPGRLTSAVFTVTADGGTLQQLTRPSGQDRDDHPDWSPDGSTLAFDRTETETGAARLWTVSADGEGAHQIGQLCETGAADCVNEQESGPAFSPDGKQLAFSRTWGAIDSSTQQIQYSDLYLMSPDGTNAQRLTFLTNDTPYSGEVRNPSWSPDGKQLVFEYRTSSTGQPASGRALYVVNADGTGLRRLTPWELRAGERASWSPDGTRILFTTYPAGPDYTPGGGIYTVQPDGSAIDALTPGPSEVFYGAAAYSPDGTSIVFSQAPAGGTADLYRMQTNGTGVTRITETADQWVSRPNWGTAAPHS; from the coding sequence ATGACCGGCACACGGCTGCTGCCACTCACCACCACGGCCCGCACCCGCGCCCGCGCAGGTGCGGGCCTTCTGCTGGCGGGCACCGCCCTGCTCGCCGGGTGCGGTGTCCAGCCCGGCGAGATCCCGCTCAGCGAGATCCGGGCGGAGTCCCCGTCCGCCACCCCGACTCCCGACCCCGCCATCGCCAACGCGACCCCGGGCGTGATCGGAGCCGCGGCACCGGCCCTGCCCGTCACGGCCCACAACGGCCTGATCGCCGGCCGGGTCTTCCTCGACCCCGGACGCCTCACCAGCGCCGTCTTCACCGTGACGGCCGACGGCGGCACCCTGCAGCAGCTCACCCGGCCCTCCGGCCAGGACCGCGACGACCACCCCGACTGGTCCCCCGACGGCAGCACCCTCGCCTTCGACCGGACCGAGACCGAGACCGGCGCGGCCCGGCTCTGGACGGTGTCCGCCGACGGCGAGGGCGCCCACCAGATCGGCCAGCTCTGCGAGACCGGCGCCGCCGACTGCGTCAACGAGCAGGAGAGCGGCCCCGCCTTCTCCCCCGACGGGAAGCAGCTCGCCTTCAGCCGCACCTGGGGCGCGATCGACTCGTCCACCCAGCAGATCCAGTACTCCGACCTGTACCTGATGAGCCCCGACGGCACCAACGCCCAGCGGCTGACCTTCCTCACCAACGACACGCCGTACTCCGGCGAGGTCCGCAATCCGAGCTGGTCGCCCGACGGCAAGCAACTGGTCTTCGAGTACCGGACCAGCTCGACCGGGCAGCCCGCCAGCGGCCGGGCCCTCTACGTCGTCAACGCCGACGGCACGGGCCTGCGCCGACTCACCCCGTGGGAGCTGCGCGCCGGTGAGCGCGCCAGCTGGTCCCCCGACGGCACCCGGATCCTGTTCACCACCTATCCGGCCGGCCCCGACTACACCCCCGGTGGCGGCATCTACACCGTGCAGCCCGACGGCAGCGCCATCGACGCCCTGACGCCCGGTCCGTCCGAGGTGTTCTACGGGGCCGCCGCCTACTCCCCCGACGGCACGTCCATCGTCTTCTCCCAGGCCCCCGCCGGCGGAACCGCCGACCTGTACCGGATGCAGACCAACGGCACCGGCGTCACCCGGATCACCGAAACGGCCGACCAGTGGGTGAGCCGCCCGAACTGGGGCACCGCCGCACCCCACTCGTAA
- a CDS encoding lysophospholipid acyltransferase family protein, protein MAELVYPPVIGAALTVFRALDVRIRIVGAENIPAQGGAVLVSNHISYLDFLFAGLGAFRGGKRKTRFMAKDDVFKHAVSGPLMRGMKHIPVDRTDGQPAYEAAVRALRAGEMVGVFPEATISRSFMLKKFKTGAARMAADSGAPLLPVILWGTQQLWTKGRPKTLTKRHVPVTIMIGEPIELAPGDKPVMVTRRLRAAMSEMLDRAQREYPGKPSGPEDTWWQPAHLGGTAPTLEVAEAEDEAEAERRANRD, encoded by the coding sequence GTGGCAGAGCTCGTGTACCCGCCGGTGATCGGCGCCGCACTGACCGTCTTCCGCGCGCTCGACGTGCGCATCAGGATCGTCGGCGCCGAAAACATCCCCGCCCAGGGCGGAGCGGTACTGGTGAGCAATCACATCAGCTACCTGGACTTCCTCTTCGCCGGCCTCGGAGCCTTCCGCGGCGGCAAGCGCAAGACCCGCTTCATGGCCAAGGACGACGTCTTCAAGCACGCCGTCTCCGGCCCGCTGATGCGGGGCATGAAGCACATCCCGGTCGACCGCACCGACGGCCAGCCCGCGTACGAGGCCGCCGTGCGCGCCCTGCGCGCCGGCGAGATGGTCGGGGTGTTCCCGGAGGCGACCATCAGCCGCTCGTTCATGCTGAAGAAGTTCAAGACCGGCGCCGCCCGGATGGCCGCCGACTCCGGCGCCCCGCTGCTGCCGGTCATCCTGTGGGGCACCCAGCAGCTCTGGACCAAGGGCCGGCCGAAGACCCTCACCAAGCGCCACGTCCCCGTGACCATCATGATCGGCGAGCCGATCGAGCTGGCGCCCGGCGACAAGCCCGTGATGGTCACCCGCCGGCTGCGCGCCGCGATGAGCGAGATGCTCGACCGGGCCCAGCGCGAGTACCCGGGCAAGCCGAGCGGCCCTGAGGACACCTGGTGGCAGCCCGCCCACCTCGGCGGCACCGCGCCGACCCTTGAGGTCGCCGAGGCCGAGGACGAGGCAGAGGCCGAGCGCCGGGCCAACCGCGACTGA
- a CDS encoding DUF4395 domain-containing protein has protein sequence MQIDPRGPRFAAALSAAVLGAVLLSGSGLLLTLQGIVFGLGAIGGLHRSPYNWLYRTLLLPRLAPPTATEDERPPRFAQGVGLVFAAVGALGFLTGVTWLGLLATAFALAAAFLNAVFGYCLGCEMYLLVRRSQGRLDAAS, from the coding sequence TTGCAGATAGACCCCCGCGGCCCGAGGTTCGCCGCCGCGCTCAGCGCGGCCGTCCTCGGCGCCGTCCTCCTCAGCGGCAGCGGCCTGCTGCTCACCCTCCAGGGCATCGTCTTCGGCCTCGGCGCCATCGGCGGCCTGCACCGGTCGCCGTACAACTGGCTGTACCGGACCCTGCTCCTGCCCCGGCTCGCACCGCCCACCGCGACCGAGGACGAGCGGCCGCCGCGCTTCGCCCAGGGCGTCGGCCTGGTCTTCGCCGCCGTCGGCGCGCTCGGCTTCCTCACCGGGGTGACCTGGCTCGGCCTGCTGGCCACCGCGTTCGCCCTCGCCGCCGCCTTCCTCAACGCCGTGTTCGGCTACTGCCTCGGCTGCGAGATGTACCTGCTCGTCCGCCGCTCCCAGGGCCGGCTGGACGCCGCGTCCTGA
- a CDS encoding thioredoxin family protein: protein MTGLVVCVVVLAVASAFGLLRAQRDGRLRVRAKDGAVRLSAADLGEALGERATLVQFSTAFCQPCRATRRVLGEVAGLVEGVAHIELDAEERLALVRRLEILRTPTVLVLDAGGRVVRRAAGLPRKADVIAALGEAV, encoded by the coding sequence ATGACCGGGTTGGTGGTGTGCGTCGTCGTGCTCGCGGTGGCGAGCGCGTTCGGGCTGCTGCGGGCCCAGCGCGACGGGAGGCTGCGGGTGCGGGCGAAGGACGGGGCGGTACGGCTCTCGGCGGCGGACCTGGGGGAGGCGCTGGGCGAGCGGGCCACGCTGGTGCAGTTCTCGACCGCGTTCTGCCAGCCCTGCCGGGCCACCCGGCGGGTGCTCGGGGAGGTGGCGGGTCTGGTCGAGGGGGTGGCGCACATCGAGTTGGACGCCGAGGAGCGGCTGGCGCTGGTCCGCCGGCTGGAGATCCTGCGGACGCCCACGGTCCTGGTGCTGGACGCGGGTGGCCGGGTGGTGCGTCGGGCGGCCGGGCTGCCGCGCAAGGCGGACGTGATCGCGGCGCTGGGCGAGGCGGTCTGA
- a CDS encoding electron transfer flavoprotein subunit beta/FixA family protein: MSLRIVVCVKYVPDATGDRRFADDHTTDREGVDGLLSELDEYGVEQALRISEAHGDAEVTVLTVGPDDAKDALRKALSMGADKAVHVNDDDIHGTDVIGTSAVVAKALEKTGFDLVIGGMASTDGTMGVLPALLAERLGVPQLTLLSEVSVEGGVVKGRRDGDAATELVEAALPAVVSVTDQSGEARYPSFKGIMAAKKKPVQSFDLDDLGIEAGEVGLAGAWTAVESVTARPARTAGTVVKDEGEGGKQLAAFLAEQKFI; encoded by the coding sequence GTGAGCTTGAGGATCGTTGTCTGTGTGAAGTACGTGCCGGACGCGACGGGTGACCGTCGTTTCGCGGACGACCACACCACCGACCGGGAGGGTGTGGACGGCCTTCTGTCGGAGCTGGACGAGTACGGCGTGGAGCAGGCGCTGCGGATCTCCGAGGCGCACGGCGATGCCGAGGTGACGGTGCTGACGGTGGGGCCGGACGACGCCAAGGACGCGCTGCGCAAGGCGCTGTCGATGGGTGCGGACAAGGCCGTGCACGTGAACGACGACGACATCCACGGTACGGATGTGATCGGGACGTCGGCGGTGGTGGCGAAGGCGCTGGAGAAGACCGGGTTCGACCTGGTGATCGGCGGCATGGCGTCGACGGACGGCACGATGGGTGTGCTGCCGGCGCTGCTGGCGGAGCGGCTGGGTGTGCCGCAGCTGACGCTGCTGTCGGAGGTGTCGGTCGAGGGCGGTGTGGTGAAGGGCCGTCGTGACGGTGACGCGGCGACGGAGCTGGTGGAGGCGGCGCTGCCGGCGGTGGTGTCGGTGACGGACCAGTCGGGTGAGGCGCGGTACCCGTCGTTCAAGGGCATCATGGCGGCGAAGAAGAAGCCGGTGCAGTCGTTCGACCTGGACGATCTGGGCATCGAGGCCGGTGAGGTCGGTCTGGCGGGTGCGTGGACGGCGGTGGAGTCGGTGACGGCGCGTCCGGCGCGGACGGCCGGCACGGTCGTCAAGGACGAGGGTGAGGGCGGCAAGCAGCTCGCCGCGTTCCTCGCCGAGCAGAAGTTCATCTAA